A single Oryctolagus cuniculus chromosome 18, mOryCun1.1, whole genome shotgun sequence DNA region contains:
- the RFT-II gene encoding galactoside alpha-(1,2)-fucosyltransferase 2 (The RefSeq protein has 2 frameshifts compared to this genomic sequence): MRFAPDYVLCPPTATRRLRATHPSVSTIYFLFTIFVVSTVFHCHQRLALVPAPWAYSARVVVVPGHLPREGMWTINAMGRLGNQMGEYATLYALAKENGRPAYIPAQMHSTLAPIFRISLPVLHSSTASRVPWQNYHLNDWMEERYRHIPVPYVRLTGYPCSWTFYHHLRHEILREFTLHDHVREEAQAFLRGLRVNGSRPSTFVGVHVRRGDYVRVMPQVWKGVVADRGYLEQALDWFRAPTAPPVFVVTSNGMAWCRENIDASRGDVVFAGNGLEGSPAKDFALLTQCNHTVMTIGTFGFWAAYLTGGDTVYLANYTAPDSPFHLVFKPEAAFLPEWVGITANMGRALWSGL, from the exons atgAGATTCGCCCCTGACTATGTCCTCTGTCCTCCCACAGCCACCAGGAGATTGAGGGCCACCCACCCGTCCGTCTCCACCATCTACTTCCTGTTCACCATCTTTGTGGTAtccactgtcttccactgccACCAGCGCCTGGCTCTGGTGCCGGCTCCCTGGGCATATTCAGCCCGCGTGGTCGTGGTCCCCGGACACCTACCCCGGGAGGGCATGTGGACCATCAACGCCATGGGCCGCCTGGGGAACCAGATGGGCGAGTACGCCACGCTGTACGCCCTGGCCAAGGAGAACGGGCGGCCCGCCTACATCCCGGCCCAGAtgcacagcacgctggcccccATCTTCCGCATCAGCCTCCCGGTGCTGCACAGCAGCACGGCCAGCAGGGTCCCGTGGCAGAACTACCACCTCAACGACTGGATGGAGGAGCGCTACCGCCACATCCCCGTGCCCTACGTGCGCCTCACGGGCTACCCCTGCTCCTGGACCTTCTACCACCACCTGCGCCACGAGATCCTGCGGGAGTTCACGCTGCACGACCACGTGCGGGAAGAGGCCCAGGCCTTCCTGCGGGGGCTGCGGGTGAACGGCAGCCGGCCCAGCACCTTTGTGGGGGTGCACGTGCGCCGGGGCGACTACGTGCGCGTCATGCCTCAGGTGTGGAAGGGCGTGGTGGCCGACCGGGGCTACCTGGAGCAGGCGCTGGACTGGTTCCGGGCCC CTACCGCTCC GGTGTTCGTGGTCACCAGCAACGGCATGGCCTGGTGCCGGGAGAACATCGACGCCTCCCGCGGGGACGTGGTGTTCGCCGGCAACGGCCTCGAGGGCTCTCCGGCCAAGGACTTTGCGCTGCTCACGCAGTGTAACCACACCGTCATGACCATCGGCACCTTTGGCTTCTGGGCCGCCTACCTGACCGGCGGGGACACCGTCTACCTGGCCAACTACACCGCGCCAGATTCGCCCTTCCACCTGGTCTTCAAGCCCGAGGCCGCCTTCCTGCCGGAGTGGGTCGGCATCACCGCCAACATGGGGCGGGCCTTGTGGAGTGGCCTCTAG
- the NTN5 gene encoding netrin-5 has protein sequence MTVTFAFLLLLGQAAGDPCYDPGGRPRFCLPPVTQLARGTAASCPQACALSQGTGLSPRAICNGSLTLALGGPFLLTSVSLRFCTPGPPALVLSGAWAAGGPWRLLWRRPAWSGALGGPERVTFRSPPGPKARVVASHLRVEVGGWAGLAAAGVRGRCQCHGHAARCAARAQPPRCRCRHHTTGPGCESCRPSHRDWPWRPATPRHPHPCLPCSCNQHARRCRFNSELFRLSGGRSGGVCERCRHHTAGRHCHYCQPGFWRDPSQPITSRKACRACQCHPIGAVGGACNQTSGQCSCKLGVTGPTCNRCGPGYQQSRSPRMPCQRIPEATTPLATTPGAYSSDPQCHNYCNVSDRSVHMSLARFCRLDFSECRAPRGSGGCTPPPSQPSSGKGVGFQRVLAGGTQDKRGGAG, from the exons ATGACCGTGACCTTTGCCTTCTTGCTCCTCCTGGGCCAGGCCGCGGGGGACCCATGCTATGACCCAGGGGGCCGCCCCCGCTTCTGCCTTCCACCGGTGACCCAGCTGGCCAGGGGCACAGCAGCCTCCTGCCCGCAGGCCTGCGCCCTCTCGCAGGGGACGGGCCTCAGTCCCAGGGCCATCTGCAATGGCAGCCTGACCCTGGCGCTGGGTGGCCCCTTCCTCCTGACATCTGTCAGCCTCCGCTTCTGCACCCCGGGACCCCCGGCTCTCGTCCTCTCTGGCGCCTGGGCTGCTGGGGGTCCCTGGAGGCTGCTGTGGCGCAGACCTGCCTGGTCTGGGGCCTTAGGGGGCCCAGAGAGGGTAACCTTCCGCTCCCCACCGGGCCCTAAGGCCAGGGTGGTGGCCAGTCACCTCCGCGTGGAGgtggggggctgggcggggctggctgcGGCTGGGGTGAGAGGCCGCTGCCAGTGCCATGGCCATGCCGCCCGCTGTGCCGCCCGCGCCCAGCCCCCACGCTGCCGCTGCCGCCATCACACCACCGGCCCCGGGTGCGAGAGCTGCCGCCCATCCCACCGAGACTGGCCCTGGCGGCCTGCCACGCCCCGGCACCCTCACCCTTGCCTGC CCTGCTCTTGCAACCAGCATGCCCGCCGCTGCCGCTTCAACTCCGAGCTGTTCAGGCTGTCCGGTGGCCGCAGCGGGGGGGTTTGTGAGCGGTGCCGTCACCACACGGCCGGGCGCCACTGCCACTACTGCCAGCCGGGGTTCTGGAGGGACCCCAGCCAGCCAATCACCAGCCGCAAGGCCTGCAGGG CCTGCCAGTGCCACCCTATCGGGGCCGTAGGAGGCGCCTGCAACCAGACCAGCGGGCAGTGCTCCTGCAAGTTGGGGGTCACAGGCCCCACGTGCAACCGCTGTGGTCCTGGCTACCAGCAGAGCCGCTCCCCCAGGATGCCCTGCCAGC GAATCCCAGAGGCAACGACCCCCCTTGCCACCACCCCCGGTGCTTACAGCTCTG ACCCTCAGTGTCACAACTACTGCAACGTCTCGGACCGCAGCGTCCACATGAGCCTCGCGAGGTTCTGCCGGCTGGACTTCAGTGAGTGTCGGGCGCCCCGCGGGTCGGGGGGCTGCACCCCGCCTCCAAGCCAGCCCTCCTCGGGAAAGGGGGTCGGATTCCAGAGGGTCCTTGCTGGTGGGACACAGGACAAACGGGGAGGGGCGGGCTAG
- the CA11 gene encoding carbonic anhydrase-related protein 11 isoform X2, producing MGAAARLSAPRALVLWAALGAAARIGPAPDPDDWWSYKDNLQGNFVPGPPFWGLVNAAWSLCAVGKRQSPVDVELKRVLYDPFLPPLRLSTGGEKLRGTLYNTGRHVSFLPAPRPVVNVSGGPLLYSHRLSELRLLFGARDGAGSEHQINHEGFSAEVQLIHFNQELYGNLSAAARGPNGVAILSLFVNVAGSSNPFLSRLLNRDTITRISYKNDAYFLQDLSLELLFPESFGFITYQGSLSTPPCSETVTWILIDRALNITSLQMHSLRLLSQNPPSQIFQSLSGNGRPLQPLAHRALRGNRDPRHPERRCRGPNYRLHVDGAPLGR from the exons ATGGGGGCGGCGGCTCGTCTGAGCGCCCCGCGCGCGCTGGTACTCTGGGCCGCGCTGGGGGCGGCAG CTCGCATCGGACCCGCACCTGACCCGGACGACTGGTGGAGCTACAAGGATAATCTCCAGGGAAACTTCGTGCCAG GACCTCCCTTCTGGGGCCTGGTGAACGCGGCCTGGAGTCTGTGCGCCGTGGGGAAGCGGCAAAGCCCCGTGGATGTGGAGCTGAAGAGGGTCCTTTACGACCCCTTCCTGCCCCCGCTGAGGCTCAGCACCGGGGGAGAGAAG CTCCGGGGAACCCTGTACAACACTGGCCGCCACGTCTCCTTCCTGCCCGCGCCCCGGCCCGTGGTCAACGTGTCCGGGGGCCCCCTGCTCTACAGCCATCGGCTCAGTGAACTGCGCCTGCTGTTTGGAGCACGCGACGGAGCTGGCTCCGAGCACCAGATCAACCACGAGGGCTTCTCTGCCGAG GTGCAGCTCATCCACTTCAACCAGGAGCTCTACGGCAACCTCAGCGCCGCCGCCCGCGGCCCCAACGGGGTGGCCATTCTCAGCCTCTTTGTCAAC gtggcaggtaGCTCCAACCCGTTCCTCAGTCGCCTCCTTAACCGGGACACCATCACCCGCATCTCCTACAAGA ACGACGCCTACTTCCTTCAAGACCTGAGCCTGGAGCTGCTGTTCCCCGAGTCCTTCGGCTTCATCACCTACCAGGGCTCCCTCAGCACCCCGCCCTGCTCCGAGACGGTCACCTGGATCCTCATTGACCGGGCCCTCAACATCACCTCCCTGCAG ATGCACTCCCTGAGACTCCTGAGCCAGAACCCGCCGTCCCAGATCTTCCAGAGCCTCAGCGGCAACGgccggcccctgcagcccctggcccaCAGGGCCCtgaggggcaacagggacccaCGGCACCCCGAGAGGCGCTGCCGAGGCCCCAACTACCGCTTGCATG TGGATGGCGCTCCGCTAGGTCGCTGA
- the CA11 gene encoding carbonic anhydrase-related protein 11 isoform X1 produces MGAAARLSAPRALVLWAALGAAARIGPAPDPDDWWSYKDNLQGNFVPGPPFWGLVNAAWSLCAVGKRQSPVDVELKRVLYDPFLPPLRLSTGGEKLRGTLYNTGRHVSFLPAPRPVVNVSGGPLLYSHRLSELRLLFGARDGAGSEHQINHEGFSAEVQLIHFNQELYGNLSAAARGPNGVAILSLFVNVRRGRAAGWRGEGGPGARLTRGAPTQVAGSSNPFLSRLLNRDTITRISYKNDAYFLQDLSLELLFPESFGFITYQGSLSTPPCSETVTWILIDRALNITSLQMHSLRLLSQNPPSQIFQSLSGNGRPLQPLAHRALRGNRDPRHPERRCRGPNYRLHVDGAPLGR; encoded by the exons ATGGGGGCGGCGGCTCGTCTGAGCGCCCCGCGCGCGCTGGTACTCTGGGCCGCGCTGGGGGCGGCAG CTCGCATCGGACCCGCACCTGACCCGGACGACTGGTGGAGCTACAAGGATAATCTCCAGGGAAACTTCGTGCCAG GACCTCCCTTCTGGGGCCTGGTGAACGCGGCCTGGAGTCTGTGCGCCGTGGGGAAGCGGCAAAGCCCCGTGGATGTGGAGCTGAAGAGGGTCCTTTACGACCCCTTCCTGCCCCCGCTGAGGCTCAGCACCGGGGGAGAGAAG CTCCGGGGAACCCTGTACAACACTGGCCGCCACGTCTCCTTCCTGCCCGCGCCCCGGCCCGTGGTCAACGTGTCCGGGGGCCCCCTGCTCTACAGCCATCGGCTCAGTGAACTGCGCCTGCTGTTTGGAGCACGCGACGGAGCTGGCTCCGAGCACCAGATCAACCACGAGGGCTTCTCTGCCGAG GTGCAGCTCATCCACTTCAACCAGGAGCTCTACGGCAACCTCAGCGCCGCCGCCCGCGGCCCCAACGGGGTGGCCATTCTCAGCCTCTTTGTCAACGTGCGCAGAGGCCGGGCTGCGgggtggcggggggagggagggcctggggcgCGGTTAACCCGGGGTGcccccacgcaggtggcaggtaGCTCCAACCCGTTCCTCAGTCGCCTCCTTAACCGGGACACCATCACCCGCATCTCCTACAAGA ACGACGCCTACTTCCTTCAAGACCTGAGCCTGGAGCTGCTGTTCCCCGAGTCCTTCGGCTTCATCACCTACCAGGGCTCCCTCAGCACCCCGCCCTGCTCCGAGACGGTCACCTGGATCCTCATTGACCGGGCCCTCAACATCACCTCCCTGCAG ATGCACTCCCTGAGACTCCTGAGCCAGAACCCGCCGTCCCAGATCTTCCAGAGCCTCAGCGGCAACGgccggcccctgcagcccctggcccaCAGGGCCCtgaggggcaacagggacccaCGGCACCCCGAGAGGCGCTGCCGAGGCCCCAACTACCGCTTGCATG TGGATGGCGCTCCGCTAGGTCGCTGA
- the DBP gene encoding D site-binding protein, translating to MARPLSDRTPAPLLLGGPPGAAPGGGSLLGLRSLLQGTSKPKEPASCLLKEKERKAAPPAAAAPGPGLETAGPADAAPGGGSPRGRPGAGPGPSLLAPLLWERTLPFGDVEYVDLDAFLLEHGLPPSPPPPGGPSPARTPAPSPGPGSCGSASPRSSPRHTPARAGLGAAGGHRGGLTARDTPSPVDPDTVEVLMTFEPDPADLALSSIPGHETFDPRRHRFSEEELKPQPIMKKARKIQVPEEQKDEKYWSRRYKNNEAAKRSRDARRLKENQISVRAAFLEKENALLRQEVVAVRQELSHYRAVLSRYQAQHGAL from the exons ATGGCGCGGCCTCTGAGCGACAGGACCCCGGCCCCGCTGCTGCTGGGAGGCCCGCCCGGGGCCGCCCCTGGCGGGGGATCGCTGCTCGGGCTCCGCAGCCTTCTGCAGGGGACCAGCAAGCCCAAAGAGCCGGCCAGCT GTCTGCTGAAGGAGAAGGAGCGCAAGGCGGCTCCGCCCGCAGCCGCCGCCCCCGGGCCGGGCCTGGAGACGGCGGGCCCGGCGGATGCGGCGCCGGGCGGCGGGTCCCCGCGGGGGCGccccggggccgggccgggcccgaGTCTGCTGGCGCCGCTGCTGTGGGAGCGCACGCTGCCGTTCGGCGACGTGGAGTACGTGGACCTGGACGCCTTCCTGCTGGAGCACGGGCTCCCGCCCAGCCCGCCGCCCCCCGGGGGCCCGTCGCCCGCGCGCACGCCCGCGCCCTCCCCGGGGCCCggctcctgcggctcggcttcccCGCGCTCCTCGCCGCGACACACCCCGGCCCGGGCCGGCCTAGGGGCCGCCGGCGGCCACCGCGGAG GCCTGACTGCTCGGGACACGCCCAGCCCCGTGGACCCAGACACGGTGGAGGTGCTGATGACCTTTGAACCCGACCCAGCTGATCTTGCCCTGTCAAGCATTCCAGGCCACGAGACCTTCGACCCTCGGAGACATCGCTTCTCGGAGGAGGAGCTTAAGCCGCAGCCAATCATGAAGAAGGCCAGGAAAATCCAGGTGCCCGAGGAGCAGAAG GACGAGAAGTACTGGAGCCGGCGGTACAAGAACAACGAGGCGGCGAAGCGGTCCCGCGACGCCCGGCGGCTCAAGGAGAACCAGATATCGGTGCGGGCGGCCTTCCTGGAGAAGGAGAACGCTCTGCTGCGGCAGGAGGTGGTGGCCGTGCGCCAGGAGCTGTCCCACTACCGCGCCGTGCTGTCCCGCTACCAGGCGCAGCACGGGGCGCTGTGA
- the SPHK2 gene encoding sphingosine kinase 2 isoform X2, producing MAPPPPPAASTPLLHGEFGSYPARGPRFALTLTSQALHIQRLRPKPEARPRGGLVPLAEVSGCCTLRSCSPSDPGAYVCIYTYPQGRRGGRRRATRTFRVDGAATYEENRAEAQRWASALTCLLRGLPLPGDGEITPDLLPRPARLLLLVNPFGGRGLAWQWCKNHVLPMISEAGLSFNLIQTERQNHARELVQGLSLGGWDGIVTVSGDGLLYEVLNGLLDRPDWQEAVKVPVGILPCGSGNALAGAVNQRGGFAPCLGLDLLLNCTLLLCRGGGHPLDLLSVTLASGSRCFSFLSVAWGFVSDVDIHSERFRALGSARFTLGTVLGLATLHTYRGRLSYLPACAEPASPTSASGLPRAKSELTLAPDPAPPVAHSPLHRSVSDLPLPLPQPALASPGSPEPLPILSLNGGGPELAGDWGGAGDAPLSPDPLLPSPPGSPKAALLSPITEGPPEVPASPGPPPPPPTPVAPEAECKWGPPDHLLPPLGSPLPPDWVTLEGDFVLMLAISPSHLGADLVAAPHARFDDGLVHLIWVRSGISRAMLLRLFLAMEHGSHFSLGCPQLGYATARAFRLEPLTPRGVLTVDGEQVEYGPLQAQIHPGLGTLLTGPPGSCRQGP from the exons atggccccgccgccgccgccggccgccAGCACCCCACTCCTGCACGGCGAGTTTGGCTCCTACCCGGCCCGGGGCCCACGCTTCGCCCTCACTCTCACATCACAGGCCCTGCACATACAGCGGCTGCGCCCCAAGCCCGAGGCCCGGCCCCGGGGCGGCCTGGTCCCGCTGGCTGAGGTCTCAGGCTGCTGCACCCTGCGGAGCTGCAGCCCCTCGGACCCCGGGGCCTACGTGTGCATCTACACCTACCCCCAGGGCCGGCGAGGGGGCCGGCGCAGAGCCACCCGCACCTTCCGGGTGGACGGGGCGGCCACCTATGAGGAGAACCGTGCCGAGGCCCAGCGTTGGGCCTCCGCCCTCACCTGCCTGCTCCGAGGACTGCCTCTGCCTGGGGACGGGG AGATCACCCCTGACCTGCTGCCTCGGCcagcccggctgctcctgttGGTCAATCCGtttggggggcggggcctggcctggcAGTGGTGTAAGAACCATGTGCTTCCCATGATCTCCGAAGCTGGGCTGTCCTTCAACCTCATACAGACAG AACGGCAGAACCACGCCCGGGagctggtgcaggggctgagCCTGGGCGGCTGGGACGGCATCGTGACGGTCTCTGGAGACGGGCTCCTGTATGAG GTGCTGAACGGGCTCCTGGACCGCCCTGACTGGCAGGAGGCCGTGAAGGTGCCCGTGGGCATCCTCCCCTGCGGGTCGGGCAACGCGCTGGCGGGAGCAGTGAACCAGCGTGGGGG GTTCGCACCGTGCCTGGGCCTCGACCTGCTGCTCAACTGCACGCTGCTGCTCTGCCGGGGTGGCGGCCACCCCCTGGACCTGCTCTCGGTGACACTGGCCTCAGGGTCCCGCTGCTTCTCCTTCCTGTCGGTGGCCTGGGGCTTCGTGTCTGACGTGGACATCCACAGCGAGCGCTTCAGGGCCCTGGGCAGTGCCCGCTTCACACTGGGCACAGTGCTGGGCCTCGCCACGCTGCACACCTACCGCGGACGCCTCTCCTACCTCCCCGCCTGCGCCGAGCccgcctcccccacctctgcctctgggcTGCCCCGGGCTAAGTCGGAGCTGACCCTGGCCCCAGACCCAGCCCCTCCCGTGGCCCACTCACCCCTGCACCGCTCAGTGTctgacctgcccctgcccctgccccagccggcCCTGGCCTCCCCGGGCTCGCCGGAGCccctgcctatcctctctctcaACGGCGGGGGCCCCgagctggctggggactggggtggggctggggatgcCCCGTTGTCCCCAGACCCACTGTTGCCCTCACCCCCCGGCTCCCCCAAGGCAGCTCTGCTCTCTCCCATCACTGAGGGGCCCccagaagtgccagcatcccctgggcccccgcccccaccccctactcctGTTGCCCCCGAAGCTGAATGCAAGTGGGGCCCGCCGGACCATCTGCTGCCGCCTCTCGGCAGCCCGCTGCCCCCAGACTGGGTGACGCTGGAGGGAGACTTTGTTCTCATGTTGGCCATCTCGCCCAGCCACCTGGGTGCCGACCTCGTGGCGGCGCCCCACGCGCGCTTTGACGACGGCCTGGTGCACCTGATATGGGTGCGTAGCGGCATCTCGAGGGCCATGCTGCTGCGCCTTTTCCTGGCCATGGAGCATGGCAGCCACTTCAGCCTGGGCTGTCCGCAGCTGGGCTACGCCACTGCCCGTGCCTTCCGCCTCGAGCCCCTCACGCCTCGCGGCGTGCTGACGGTGGACGGGGAGCAGGTGGAGTACGGGCCACTGCAGGCACAGATCCACCCGGGCCTGGGCACGCTGCTCACCGGGCCTcctggcagctgcaggcagggccCCTGA
- the SPHK2 gene encoding sphingosine kinase 2 isoform X1, with protein sequence MGAVGADLRGSLAESAACAEGAEGLDQELTGSWGREPGSTPDRAEAMAPPPPPAASTPLLHGEFGSYPARGPRFALTLTSQALHIQRLRPKPEARPRGGLVPLAEVSGCCTLRSCSPSDPGAYVCIYTYPQGRRGGRRRATRTFRVDGAATYEENRAEAQRWASALTCLLRGLPLPGDGEITPDLLPRPARLLLLVNPFGGRGLAWQWCKNHVLPMISEAGLSFNLIQTERQNHARELVQGLSLGGWDGIVTVSGDGLLYEVLNGLLDRPDWQEAVKVPVGILPCGSGNALAGAVNQRGGFAPCLGLDLLLNCTLLLCRGGGHPLDLLSVTLASGSRCFSFLSVAWGFVSDVDIHSERFRALGSARFTLGTVLGLATLHTYRGRLSYLPACAEPASPTSASGLPRAKSELTLAPDPAPPVAHSPLHRSVSDLPLPLPQPALASPGSPEPLPILSLNGGGPELAGDWGGAGDAPLSPDPLLPSPPGSPKAALLSPITEGPPEVPASPGPPPPPPTPVAPEAECKWGPPDHLLPPLGSPLPPDWVTLEGDFVLMLAISPSHLGADLVAAPHARFDDGLVHLIWVRSGISRAMLLRLFLAMEHGSHFSLGCPQLGYATARAFRLEPLTPRGVLTVDGEQVEYGPLQAQIHPGLGTLLTGPPGSCRQGP encoded by the exons ATGGGGGCGGTTGGCGCCGACTTGAGGGGCAGTCTGGCGGAGAGCGCCGCGTGTGCTGAGGGTGCGGAG GGGCTGGACCAAGAGCTGACCGGGAGCTGGGGCCGCGAGCCTGGGAGCACCCCGGACAGGGCTGAGGCCatggccccgccgccgccgccggccgccAGCACCCCACTCCTGCACGGCGAGTTTGGCTCCTACCCGGCCCGGGGCCCACGCTTCGCCCTCACTCTCACATCACAGGCCCTGCACATACAGCGGCTGCGCCCCAAGCCCGAGGCCCGGCCCCGGGGCGGCCTGGTCCCGCTGGCTGAGGTCTCAGGCTGCTGCACCCTGCGGAGCTGCAGCCCCTCGGACCCCGGGGCCTACGTGTGCATCTACACCTACCCCCAGGGCCGGCGAGGGGGCCGGCGCAGAGCCACCCGCACCTTCCGGGTGGACGGGGCGGCCACCTATGAGGAGAACCGTGCCGAGGCCCAGCGTTGGGCCTCCGCCCTCACCTGCCTGCTCCGAGGACTGCCTCTGCCTGGGGACGGGG AGATCACCCCTGACCTGCTGCCTCGGCcagcccggctgctcctgttGGTCAATCCGtttggggggcggggcctggcctggcAGTGGTGTAAGAACCATGTGCTTCCCATGATCTCCGAAGCTGGGCTGTCCTTCAACCTCATACAGACAG AACGGCAGAACCACGCCCGGGagctggtgcaggggctgagCCTGGGCGGCTGGGACGGCATCGTGACGGTCTCTGGAGACGGGCTCCTGTATGAG GTGCTGAACGGGCTCCTGGACCGCCCTGACTGGCAGGAGGCCGTGAAGGTGCCCGTGGGCATCCTCCCCTGCGGGTCGGGCAACGCGCTGGCGGGAGCAGTGAACCAGCGTGGGGG GTTCGCACCGTGCCTGGGCCTCGACCTGCTGCTCAACTGCACGCTGCTGCTCTGCCGGGGTGGCGGCCACCCCCTGGACCTGCTCTCGGTGACACTGGCCTCAGGGTCCCGCTGCTTCTCCTTCCTGTCGGTGGCCTGGGGCTTCGTGTCTGACGTGGACATCCACAGCGAGCGCTTCAGGGCCCTGGGCAGTGCCCGCTTCACACTGGGCACAGTGCTGGGCCTCGCCACGCTGCACACCTACCGCGGACGCCTCTCCTACCTCCCCGCCTGCGCCGAGCccgcctcccccacctctgcctctgggcTGCCCCGGGCTAAGTCGGAGCTGACCCTGGCCCCAGACCCAGCCCCTCCCGTGGCCCACTCACCCCTGCACCGCTCAGTGTctgacctgcccctgcccctgccccagccggcCCTGGCCTCCCCGGGCTCGCCGGAGCccctgcctatcctctctctcaACGGCGGGGGCCCCgagctggctggggactggggtggggctggggatgcCCCGTTGTCCCCAGACCCACTGTTGCCCTCACCCCCCGGCTCCCCCAAGGCAGCTCTGCTCTCTCCCATCACTGAGGGGCCCccagaagtgccagcatcccctgggcccccgcccccaccccctactcctGTTGCCCCCGAAGCTGAATGCAAGTGGGGCCCGCCGGACCATCTGCTGCCGCCTCTCGGCAGCCCGCTGCCCCCAGACTGGGTGACGCTGGAGGGAGACTTTGTTCTCATGTTGGCCATCTCGCCCAGCCACCTGGGTGCCGACCTCGTGGCGGCGCCCCACGCGCGCTTTGACGACGGCCTGGTGCACCTGATATGGGTGCGTAGCGGCATCTCGAGGGCCATGCTGCTGCGCCTTTTCCTGGCCATGGAGCATGGCAGCCACTTCAGCCTGGGCTGTCCGCAGCTGGGCTACGCCACTGCCCGTGCCTTCCGCCTCGAGCCCCTCACGCCTCGCGGCGTGCTGACGGTGGACGGGGAGCAGGTGGAGTACGGGCCACTGCAGGCACAGATCCACCCGGGCCTGGGCACGCTGCTCACCGGGCCTcctggcagctgcaggcagggccCCTGA